In Panacibacter ginsenosidivorans, the following proteins share a genomic window:
- the hemW gene encoding radical SAM family heme chaperone HemW produces the protein MAGIYIHVPFCRKACHYCNFHFSTSVKQTSDMAKAICKEAELRRTYINDRVTTIYFGGGTPSLLKIADLQLQIEKFQQLFTIEPNAEITLEANPDDITADKLLSWKTIGINRLSIGVQSFFEEDLQWMNRAHNAVQALRSIQLAQQYGFDNITIDLIYGTPPLTDEKWKQNVEKAFELNVPHLSCYALTVEPKTALEKMIATHKIEAVDPERQRRQFELLMEWTAALDYEHYEISNFAKPGLRSKHNSSYWQGKPYLGLGPSAHSFNGISRQWNVSNNSLYIKSIEQGLVPSEIEELTDTEQLNEYIMTALRTIEGLNLSFVYEKWGPEKVATIEKTATKYLEQQMITLKNNQLILTQKGKLFADGIAASMFF, from the coding sequence ATGGCAGGTATTTATATTCATGTTCCTTTTTGCAGGAAAGCCTGCCACTATTGTAATTTCCATTTCTCCACTTCTGTTAAACAAACCAGCGATATGGCAAAAGCCATTTGCAAAGAAGCTGAACTAAGACGCACCTATATAAACGATAGAGTTACTACTATTTATTTTGGAGGCGGTACACCTTCTTTGTTGAAGATTGCGGATTTGCAATTGCAGATTGAAAAGTTTCAGCAATTATTTACCATTGAGCCGAATGCAGAAATAACTTTAGAAGCAAACCCGGATGATATAACAGCAGATAAATTGCTTTCCTGGAAAACAATTGGCATTAACCGTTTGAGTATCGGCGTGCAATCATTTTTTGAAGAAGACCTGCAGTGGATGAACCGGGCACACAATGCAGTGCAGGCTTTGCGAAGTATACAACTGGCGCAGCAATATGGATTTGATAATATTACAATTGACCTGATTTATGGCACGCCCCCACTTACAGATGAGAAGTGGAAACAGAATGTTGAAAAAGCTTTTGAACTGAATGTGCCTCATCTCTCCTGTTATGCGCTTACAGTAGAACCAAAGACGGCTTTGGAAAAAATGATTGCTACACATAAAATAGAAGCAGTGGATCCTGAAAGACAAAGACGGCAATTTGAATTATTAATGGAATGGACAGCTGCTTTAGATTACGAACATTACGAGATATCCAATTTTGCAAAACCAGGTCTTAGAAGTAAGCACAACAGCAGTTACTGGCAGGGGAAGCCTTATTTGGGATTGGGGCCTTCAGCACACTCATTCAATGGAATAAGCAGGCAATGGAATGTTTCCAACAATAGTTTGTATATAAAAAGTATTGAGCAAGGTTTAGTGCCATCGGAAATTGAAGAACTTACAGATACTGAGCAGCTGAATGAATATATCATGACGGCGTTAAGAACAATAGAAGGTTTAAATCTTTCTTTTGTGTATGAAAAATGGGGGCCAGAAAAAGTGGCCACTATTGAAAAGACAGCAACCAAATATTTAGAGCAGCAAATGATCACGCTAAAAAATAACCAGCTAATACTTACACAAAAAGGGAAATTATTTGCAGATGGCATTGCTGCATCGATGTTCTTTTAA
- a CDS encoding NAD(P)H-dependent glycerol-3-phosphate dehydrogenase has protein sequence MQFGIIGSGSWATALAKILTDNNHHINWWIRNSDTISYVQQRRHNPHYLHNAHFDSNMLNMSSSLHYIVEQSDVLVVAVPSAYVHSVFSELNIDAFDNKKIVSAIKGLLPDSNQLFNEFLEKQFNFKLENYFAVVGPCHAEEVAAEKLSYLTFSGIDEEMAKEIATHFHNEYLNTVVNHDIMGVQYAAVLKNIYALGAGIAHGLEYGDNFLSVYIANSAHEMVRFVRKARIDEDGTGLNYAASAYLGDLLVTCYSLYSRNRTFGNMIGKGYSVKTAQLELNMVAEGYNASRSIYHSAQELDVQIPIAQGVYRILWEHVPAAHGFKEIETMLV, from the coding sequence ATGCAGTTTGGTATCATTGGAAGCGGCAGCTGGGCTACAGCGTTGGCAAAAATTCTTACCGATAACAATCATCATATCAACTGGTGGATTCGCAACAGTGATACCATCAGTTATGTGCAGCAGCGTCGACATAATCCGCATTACCTGCACAATGCGCATTTCGACAGCAATATGCTAAACATGAGCAGTAGCCTGCATTATATAGTAGAGCAATCAGATGTGTTGGTTGTTGCCGTACCAAGCGCTTATGTACATAGCGTTTTTAGTGAACTTAACATTGATGCATTTGACAATAAAAAAATTGTATCTGCCATTAAAGGTTTGTTGCCGGACAGTAATCAACTCTTCAACGAATTTCTCGAAAAGCAATTCAACTTTAAGCTGGAAAATTATTTTGCGGTAGTGGGCCCTTGCCATGCAGAAGAAGTAGCTGCAGAGAAATTATCCTATCTCACTTTTTCAGGTATTGATGAAGAAATGGCCAAAGAAATCGCTACTCATTTTCATAATGAATATTTGAATACTGTAGTAAACCATGATATCATGGGTGTGCAGTATGCTGCTGTACTAAAAAATATTTATGCACTCGGCGCAGGTATCGCACACGGGCTTGAATACGGGGACAATTTCCTCAGTGTTTATATAGCCAACTCAGCTCATGAAATGGTGCGTTTTGTACGTAAAGCAAGAATTGATGAAGATGGAACCGGACTTAATTATGCTGCATCCGCTTACCTCGGTGATCTGCTGGTGACATGCTATTCTCTTTACAGTCGCAACCGCACTTTTGGCAATATGATCGGCAAAGGATATTCTGTAAAAACTGCCCAACTTGAACTGAATATGGTGGCTGAAGGTTATAATGCCAGCCGCAGTATTTACCACTCAGCACAGGAGCTTGATGTGCAAATACCCATTGCACAAGGTGTGTACAGGATACTATGGGAGCATGTGCCCGCCGCTCATGGATTTAAGGAAATAGAAACAATGCTCGTATAA